The Dioscorea cayenensis subsp. rotundata cultivar TDr96_F1 chromosome 16, TDr96_F1_v2_PseudoChromosome.rev07_lg8_w22 25.fasta, whole genome shotgun sequence sequence TCTCTACGGAGGTTCATGCAATGCGATCGGAGAGAAAGGAAACATTTCCTATGCTTTCAATAGTTATTATCAGTTACAAAAACAAGATGCAAGGAGCTGTGATTTCGATGGGCTCGGTATGGTTACATTCCTCGATCCTTCAATCGGTGACTGTCATTTTCTCGTTGGTGTTACCGATAACAATTGTTCATGTGTCGGTTGTGGAATTCTTTGCGGATTATGGATTATGACATTGTGGGTTGTTATTTATCTGAGAATTTTCGAGTCTCCGTGATGGTTATGAATTACATAGatagaagaaagaaagtgaAGAACTTTAGAAGACACTCAAATTCTTTGTAGTATGTGTAGAACAGTGTAACTTGATTTGAGAATTGAGAGAAGGTGgtggttattatttttgtgatggAAGTCATAGTTAGTTTTGCATCCtttctctgtttgtaaccttaaaaactcatatatttatgatatcatgtCTCATTGTGCTGCAATTGTTATTAAGAAGATTATCAGTGTTTGTTTGAATGTCAATGCTTAGTCTCTAATTTACAATCAATTGATTGTGCAGTCCTACATTGTATATTTGGAGGACATTCTCATGGCAAAGGAGCTTCTTCAGAAGATTCAGAAGAACAAACAATTATCACTAAACAAAGTGTCTGATcactttttgtgtgtgtgtgtgtgtgtgtgtgtgttttttgggaaaaaatagGTTGATACTTGatggatattttgttttgttttatcactTTAAAGGGCCTCTTGCatataatcttgtattttttttcggtttctttaatatattaatctattttttttacacacacatatatatacacatgataCATATCATTTTTAAACTTTATCTTTACATAACTCCGAGTACCTCTCTTTAACTATTTTAAGCTTAACTTTTTTAGAGCTCATGACTCGAAACTAATggatcaaaaaatatatatatatatatatatatatatatatatatatatatataaacatgtaatttttttatacataattatataaattatatatgtatttttttaatgatatttttttagatatatgtgtgatttttagaaatattacccagtgtgtatatatttatggtACGTATACATTTTAGAGAGAGGGCCACTTTACTAGGGACGTCCTGTAGATAAGAGTTTTATGACGTCCCTATATCTGCCGTTAGATTTAAATCCAATGGTTACACATCATCCATTAATGTGAAACAgatgactcaccctctaaacACCAATTACAATCCCTCAACGTTCTTCTTTACTATTGTTGCATATTTTTTCTCTTCACCCTTgtctttatttctctcttttattttctcttttttatttttcatcctCTGTAGATGCACCGCAAAAAAAGtattgccatatatatatatattaaaaaaataaaaataaaaaggaaatatctataaaaaaaaattgtgggcAAAAAGAGAGCAACACAAATAAAGCATCTCTATTCTCATTGGCTCAAAAAATTACCGCCCAATCCTTAAATAGGACCActacttcctcttcttctttttttcccgggaaaaaaaaatctcagcAGTTGTTCCCCAACGAGATGATCCATTCTCCTCTGATACCTCTTCATTTCAATCCAAACTTCTCTCCAttcctcaaaccaaacactaaCAAGCTCTTCTCCAATGCCCACCAAAAATTTCCAAGGCCATGGAGGCATTCTCTCAGCTTGGTTTCTGCTCTTAAGCCATTGGTCAAAGATGGTGTTTTGAAAATCAATGACAAAGAGGCTTTGAAGAATGTTCCTGATAATGTTCTTGTTTCTAAGCCTGTTGATGGCTCTGCTGTCTTCTTAGGTGCTGTTTCTGATGAGATGAGTAGCCGCCATGTTTTCAAGCTCGGAGTTCTTGAGTGAGTTAATTTCCTGAATCTTATCTTCTCTGATGTTGTATTTCCATTGCTTTGGTCTATTGGCACCGGTTTCCTGTGtagtgtatttgtgttcttgcCAAAGAGGCGAGTTTGAACTTCAGCGCACGCAGGGTGAGGGCACATGTGTGTTGAGGGCGTAACTCAtccacattttattaaaaaaaaaatgttgtggtTAAGTTAGATGGAGTTTATCATTGGATTTTCATCAATTAGATTTGTGTTTGTCAACCTTTATCTATATTATCATGCAGGGATTGTCGATTACTTTGCTTGTTTAGACATAAGATATGGTGGATGATACCTCGAATGGGGAATTCGGGAAGTGATATTCCTGTGGAGACACAAATGTTGCTTGTGGAATCAAAGGAAGAGAAGGAAAGCCGAAATGGTTCGAGTGATTATATTCTCTTCTTGCCTGTGTTGGATGGTCCCTTCCGAAGTAGTTTGCAAGGGAACTCTTTCAATGAGCTTGAGTTCTGCATCGAGAGCGGTAGTCATTCTTAAGATCTTCTTCCTGTTATAGCTAGACAGTATGTAGGTGCTAATTCACTTTATTTTCGACTTTTTAGTTTGTTCAACGATCGGTGAATTGAAcgtgttcttcttgttttaattCACAGGTGATCCTGCTGTACAAGCATCTCAATTCAATGAATCAGTATTTGTGAACTCTGGAAAGCAATCCCTTTGAACTTGTCAATGAATCAATAAAGTAAGTTCCTCGGCTTTTTTTCTCCAAAAGATAAAACATTAGTCAGCTTCACTCTTTGCTAATCTACCACCAATTGCAGGAAACTAAGAAGCTACAAAGGGACATTTTCACTTCGTGAAGACAAATCGGTATGCGATTGCTCTGAATCTCATTTTGTTTCAATATAATGTTGTTTCTATTTGTATCCATTTAATTACTAAGATTAATCAAAGATAGATACAAATGAATGTTAAGCAAGCATTTCAAAACAGATACCAGGAATGTTAGACTGGTTTGGTTGGTGTACATGGGATGCTTTCTACACCGAAGTTAGTCCTCGTGGAATCGAAGATGGTCTTAAGAGGTATACACTCTTGTGattctttcttttctgtttGCTGTTTTCAAGTTTATTTCGATGAACAACAGCTAGTGTCACAAACATTTTCTTTGTATCCTCTGAACTTGGACTAATTAATCTTATTGGGCATTTCTCTTGGCTAGCTTATATGAAGGTGGCATTCCTgtgaaatttttgataattgatgATGGTTGGCAAGACATAACTAATGAGTTTCAGAAAGAAGGCGAACCACATATTGAAGGATCTCAGtgagtttattttcttttctaggTTCATCAAAactctgaaatatttttttcattcactgATTTCTGTTGCACTATATATAGATACGGAGCGAGATTAGTTAGTATCAAGGAAAAACAGCAAGTTTAGGGGCTTGAAGGACTTCATTACTAAGATTAAGAAGACATATGGTTTGAAGTATGTCGATAAAATTAACTTCAGTGTCTCTAAATATCCATTCTAAGTTCTCTTATATCTTCTTTGTGATTTATAGGTATATCTATGCATGGCATGCCTTAATGGGATATTGGGGAGGACTTGAACCAAATGCACCGGGAACTAAGAAGTACAATCCAAGGCTAGTAATTCCTAACCAATCTCCGGGAAACCTTGCGCATATTCGAGATTTTTCTATGGATGATGGCATGCAAATTTATGGTGTCAGCATGATAGACCCGGAAAAGATATTCGAATTCTATGATGACTTACACAGCTACCTCGTATCGCAAAATGTGGATGGAGTTAAGGTCGATGTGCAGAATATACTCGAGACAATTGCAGCCGGTTATGGAGGCCGGGCCTCGTTGACTCAATGGTTCCATCAAAACCTTGAAAGGTCCATTGCCAAAAATTTTCAGGATAACAGCATAATTTGCTGCATGTGTCAAAGTAATGACTCAATTTACAGGTGAATTCTGAACCTCAATTAGCTTTTCAAATGTTCTTCAATAACTGCTACTAATGacttttttttctgtttaataattattactGTCAGTGCAAAAGTAAGTGCTGTTGCAAGAGCTTCAGATGATTACATGCCGAGAGATGCATCATCGCAAACATTGCATATTGCTACTGTTGCATTCAATAGCCTTTTTTTGGGAGAGATTATGGTTCCAGATTGGGACATGTTTTATGTAAGATAACAAGATCTTTTAGCACATCATTGAATTCTCAAATGCTGTTATTTCTATCAAATTTCATCGTCTTTTTCTGTTCAGAGCCGCCACTATGCTGCTGAATTTCATGCTGCAGCGAGAGCTTTAGGCGGTTGTGGAGTCTATATCAGGTAAATTTAGTACCGGGAGTTGTAACAAAATCAATATATGAAGCATCTAATTATCTAATGATTATCAACAGCGATAAACCGGGTGAGCATGACTTTTCACTGCTGAAGAAGCTTGTACTCCCCGATGGCTCAGTACTCCGGGCGAAGTATCCTGGAAGACCTACAAGAGATTGCTTATTCAGTGATCCAGTTATGGATGGAAAAAGGTgtacatataattaattcaagTCCAAACTTTGCATTTGTAAATCTTTCGACTAAAGTTTGCTCTCTTTTCAATGATCAGTCTCTTGAAGATATGGAATTTGAACTCTCTTTCTGGAGTGATTGGTATTTTCAATTGCCAAGGAGCAGGTACTTGGCCAGGCATGGTCAGTAATGAAGACGGCAACAGTTCGGATAGGATACTCACTGGTTCTGTTAGACCTGTAGACATTGAATTTCTTGAAAATATTGCCGGAAAGGATTGGACCGGAGATTCTGCAGTTTATTCTTTCAATGCTGGTAattccttgaatttttttagactattttcatttttaattctgAACTAAACTTTTTACtcattttgtgtgtgtgtgtgtgtgtgcaggATCTCTGTCCAGATTGTCCAAGAATGAAACAGTTACTGTTTCATTAAAAGTATTAGAATGTGAACTTTTTACCATATCTCCAATCAAGGTCagttataattaatatatattagtaaaaaagattgataaattgaatgCTTCtcacttgtatatatatatatatatgcttatacaGAAATacagttccaacattgaatttGCACCAATTGGATTGATAAAGATGTACAATTCTGGTGGAGCTGTTGAATCTATTGATTCTGATTTGAGAGACAATAATTCcatcatacaattaagcatcaGAGGCCGAGGATCAGGCCTTTTCGGCGCATTTTCAAGTGCGAAACCGAAAAGTTGCAAGCTTAACTCAAAAGAACAAGAGTTTAGTTTCATtgttgatgataattttttGACATTCATGATCCCCCCTAGTGATTCTTCTTGGAAAATAGAtgttagtttttagacttgaGATATTCTTTTCACAAAATTCTTATTGTGTATAATTCAACAGCAGTTCATACTTGCTCATTATGACAGAGAtttatctatataatatattttctacTCATAATTTTTTCCACTGCTTTCTTGAACTTGATTTAAAGAATTCTGTAAGTCTTGCCTTAAAGATCAAGAAAGATGTGGGAAAATTAATCATGGGTAGATCCagagggagaaaaaaaaagttaaggaaaaagaaaaagaagttaaCATGCATGTGATGCTAGATGTGATGTTTGTTTTGCTTTATGATCTTCTTATCCATATATGTTGtcctttatatatattgttttaatgtttgattttgaaggaattggttctttttattttaagtaaaaatGAAGTCCTTAATAAACTATGTGAATTAAATATTCCATGTCAAAGTGACATTAattgagaagatgaagagaaggaaTAAATCAGTCTCTTAATAAGCATGCTAAAAAGATGGAATCTCATCAATTGACCTTTTTCTTTCccacttcttctccttcatcatttcatcattcaCTTACAATTATaattcaagatatatatatatagactataTGTTTTCGTGTACGTCCTCagctttttttaaaatgtagaGATGTTTGTTGACAGCCGTTAGATCATAATCTAACAATTACTTTCTGTAGAATGTTGTGTTGAGTTACTATTAATTACTGTACCTCATCACTATTTGATACTGTATATGAATGGATTTGCATCTAACAGTCACTGTCCGcgttatgtgtgtgtatatatataaaggaataTGCTTGAACTCATGGTGAAGTaagaagataaaagaaaaaatcctTAGCATGATGCAAACCATGTGAAAGAAAAAGTACAGTGAGAGCACATATAGAAGGCCACCAccttttttctcctttttatcCACTTTAATGGCTTTAATAAGGCCCTCTTCCAGCTCTAAAGTTCTGCCAACTCTCAAACAAACACATGTCCGCATGTATTTTTAGTTACTAACACTGTCCTCATGATAGAACCTCCATTgtcatgctatatatatatatatagacatacatTAAAATTCATTGATTCTTGATTTAGATTTCAGTGTTTGTAAAGAATAGCAGAGAATGGGTCTCACTGGTGGTCTTGTCAGAAGAGTTTTCGCGAAGAATCCTCGATCGGTTGTTATTTGTTTCGTGTTTtaattctttgtgttttttttttctatgtttgtTTTGAGCTAAACTTGTTGTCAAACAGGAAAAGAGTAGATGGAGTTCAGTTAAAGTTTATCTCTGTGGAGATGAATTCAATTCACTTCTTGCAGAGGATGATCTGAATTCCATTAAAAGCTCTGATGCTGCAACAGTAACAAAGCCTTCAACAGAAGTATCTTCATCAACATTGGCACTTGAACAGAGTTGTAactcaacaataattaaaacTGAAAAGGAAGAGAATTCACAAACATTGGCAGCAGCAATTTTTATTCAGTCAGCATTCAGAGGATTTCtggtttgtaattttattttcttggaatttttttttaaatttttagttgcTGTCACTTGTTTATCTGTTCTAGTTATTCAACTCAGGCAAGGAAACAACATCAAGAAATTAGAAAATCAGATGAAAGAATAGTTGATCATGTTGAATTACTGCAAGAGCCTAGTGTGGAATCAGAGGCTATTTCTACTGAAGTTCAGATTGGAGGGTCTGTTGATAGTCTAAGAATTCGGGATGAAAACGCCGGAATTCAGCACCGAATTCTGCGGAAATCTCAGTCTCAAGTGCACAGATTGAAGGTAATTGAACAAAACTGAATCATATGAAACTTAATTTGATTGAAACTGCATTAATTGTTGCTTATTTTGTAGGAAGAGTGGGATGATAGCACAGTGAGTAGCAACATTTCAAGAATGAGAATTCAGAACAGACTTGAAGCAATGACTAGACGTGAGAGAGCTCTGGCTTATGCATTTTCACAACAGGTAAAAAGCCGAAGATTTGATTTCTGAATTATTACTAGTTCATGTCTGACATGAATCTGTCATGAATCAGCTGAGAACTTGTTCAGCGGCGAAGAAGAAATCGGCACGGACTGAtgataataaatctaatatGGGATGGAGTTGGCTGGAGCGATGGATGGCCACCCGCCTGCCCAGATAATTCTACCGATGAATGCATTGATAGAAGAACTACAATTGTTAAGAAGAGATTGGAAATGGCGTTGGAGGAGAGGGAGAGCTGTGGTTCTAATGATGTATCGGTTAATCTTGACGGCTCTAGAACAATTTCGGAGAAATCCTTCTGATGGCTTTGGACCTATTAAGAACAAAACGAAGGCTGCAAGAAGTGCGTCGAGGATGAAATCATCATCTGCGGCTGTGTATCATTGCAGTGGCACAATCTCAGATAAGGTTTGCTCAATTGAGAAGTTTAAAAAGTTTCGGTAAATCCCGTTGTTGTCTCAGATGTGATAACTGAAATAATATTTGTGCTTTGCTGCAAGATGAACAAGAGGGTGTCTTTAAGAGATGCACTGAAGGAGAGGAGATGCAAGCAAGTGCAGGAGAACTCAAAGCCAAAAAATCCTGAGAAACAAATGTGAATAATTTCCAAGCATCAACAGACAAATAAAGAACATGTAAATAATGGTTTGTGAGTGATTGGAAAAACTGTCTCAGTAGATTAAATGGTGTCCGATCGATCAGTAATAGATCAACAAAGTGTCTCCCTTTACAAATATATGTAGCACATCATGCAAGCAAACAATGGAAAATGGCCGCATTTTATGTTGTAATTGGGTTGCAATCACACGTAAATAATGTACATCATTATTGCAGTAAATGTAGAAAAAGCTTACATCTATGAACTCAATGATGCAAGTTTCTTTTCAAGCAGCTTGGCTGCACGGAGAGCTTCTAATGCTTCAGCTTGATTTCCAGCTCGTTTGAGATTAAGAGCTCGGAGCTTCTCATTCTTGATCTGTTCTTCAAGATGAGATTTCTCTGTTACCGATTTCTCACTTTTCGACGTGACAGTCTTTGGTTCTGGCTTCTTTGAAGGTTGTGAAAACATATCGCTGTCATTCCATCCGATTGATTTGAGGACCGACATAAGCTGAGGATCAAGCAGATCTTCCACAACTGCATCATCGGGTGCTGCTTTGCTAGCAGACATGCTAGAACTTGAGCCCTCGGCTCCACCTTCTTCTAACTGGCTCTCTAACGCCTTGGCCAATTCCAATTCAGCTTCTGATTCCTCAATCTTTCCTTCTCTTCGGAGCTTCAGTGCATTGCGCTTGTGAGCAAGAGACTCCTGCTGAAGTTTTAGACGTTCGCGGCCTGACAATGGCTTCTGAGCTTGCTTCGGCTTGATCTCTTGGACAACGGGAGCATCATCAAAGCTTTGTGTAGGTGTGGTTTTAGAATCCACTTGAGGCTGCTGAACTTCCTCCAGGCTCTTCTCCAATAGCTTTGCTTGCCTTAGCTCCTCCCTTGCTTCTGCTAACTTCCCTTCTCTTTTCAGAGCAAGTGC is a genomic window containing:
- the LOC120278739 gene encoding LOW QUALITY PROTEIN: probable galactinol--sucrose galactosyltransferase 2 (The sequence of the model RefSeq protein was modified relative to this genomic sequence to represent the inferred CDS: deleted 2 bases in 2 codons) encodes the protein MIHSPLIPLHFNPNFSPFLKPNTNKLFSNAHQKFPRPWRHSLSLVSALKPLVKDGVLKINDKEALKNVPDNVLVSKPVDGSAVFLGAVSDEMSSRHVFKLGVLEDCRLLCLFRHKIWWMIPRMGNSGSDIPVETQMLLVESKEEKESRNGSSDYILFLPVLDGPFRSSLQGNSFNELEFCIESGDPAVQASQFNESVFVNSGSNPFELVNESIKKLRSYKGTFSLREDKSIPGMLDWFGWCTWDAFYTEVSPRGIEDGLKSLYEGGIPVKFLIIDDGWQDITNEFQKEGEPHIEGSQYGARLVSIKENSKFRGLKDFITKIKKTYGLKYIYAWHALMGYWGGLEPNAPGTKKYNPRLVIPNQSPGNLAHIRDFSMDDGMQIYGVSMIDPEKIFEFYDDLHSYLVSQNVDGVKVDVQNILETIAAGYGGRASLTQWFHQNLERSIAKNFQDNSIICCMCQSNDSIYSAKVSAVARASDDYMPRDASSQTLHIATVAFNSLFLGEIMVPDWDMFYSRHYAAEFHAAARALGGCGVYISDKPGEHDFSLLKKLVLPDGSVLRAKYPGRPTRDCLFSDPVMDGKSLLKIWNLNSLSGVIGIFNCQGAGTWPGMVSNEDGNSSDRILTGSVRPVDIEFLENIAGKDWTGDSAVYSFNAGSLSRLSKNETVTVSLKVLECELFTISPIKKYSSNIEFAPIGLIKMYNSGGAVESIDSDLRDNNSIIQLSIRGRGSGLFGAFSSAKPKSCKLNSKEQEFSFIVDDNFLTFMIPPSDSSWKIDVSF
- the LOC120278872 gene encoding LOW QUALITY PROTEIN: protein IQ-DOMAIN 1 (The sequence of the model RefSeq protein was modified relative to this genomic sequence to represent the inferred CDS: inserted 2 bases in 1 codon), which codes for MGLTGGLVRRVFAKNPRSEKSRWSSVKVYLCGDEFNSLLAEDDLNSIKSSDAATVTKPSTEVSSSTLALEQSCNSTIIKTEKEENSQTLAAAIFIQSAFRGFLARKQHQEIRKSDERIVDHVELLQEPSVESEAISTEVQIGGSVDSLRIRDENAGIQHRILRKSQSQVHRLKEEWDDSTVSSNISRMRIQNRLEAMTRRERALAYAFSQQLRTCSAAKKKSARTDDNKSNMGWSWLERWMATRXCPDNSTDECIDRRTTIVKKRLEMALEERESCGSNDVSVNLDGSRTISEKSF